One window from the genome of Treponema sp. OMZ 838 encodes:
- a CDS encoding small ribosomal subunit Rsm22 family protein: MSMQKPFYEKFIKKPSSVRTQDKRNQFQVEEKNRKHQSKEKDIYQKTSGQRLNQKNEKQSKNRNTALYTFGRPIFAELTPEAKNILEHFPALLDQVLPLDAKKKQLLPQHIHTLFHELTDERSSRKTQYLNDPVKLSAYTHYYVWWNLVRLSKLLQNIDIRLDDGDYAADFGSGPLTFVCALWITKPELRKKRLTWYCLDISNKALSFGEELFLALCAYTGKKNNNGEIPWTVKKVCGAFGTPLSEKVSLVTEANMFNEIFWNSPLSLDDQAEKTHRTVMHYLKPAGSVLFIEPGIPLAGEFLSLLRTEFLAAGFSIYAPCPHAGVCCFPNRPLQTGTAKMPVAFHKWCHFTFETHDSPENLLRLSEASHLGKERASLSFLYGTLSSSALSSGTVQRGASDGIPVRICSDIIKPDPQTIGRYACSEKGFMLITGHAYKESVLNTAVSGTLLILPEESVKLNQRDKKTHALLVEVP; this comes from the coding sequence ATGAGTATGCAAAAACCTTTTTATGAAAAATTTATTAAAAAACCGTCTTCCGTCCGGACGCAAGACAAGCGCAATCAATTCCAAGTAGAGGAAAAGAACCGGAAGCATCAGTCAAAAGAGAAGGATATTTATCAAAAAACTTCCGGACAGCGTCTTAATCAAAAAAATGAGAAGCAAAGCAAAAATCGAAACACTGCACTTTATACATTCGGCAGACCGATATTTGCAGAGCTGACTCCTGAAGCTAAAAATATCTTAGAGCATTTCCCTGCCTTGTTGGATCAGGTTTTACCGCTCGATGCAAAAAAGAAGCAACTGTTACCGCAGCATATTCATACGCTTTTCCATGAGTTGACGGATGAACGCAGCAGTAGAAAAACACAGTATTTAAATGATCCGGTAAAGCTGTCGGCATATACGCACTATTATGTTTGGTGGAATTTAGTGCGGCTTAGCAAGCTCCTACAGAATATTGATATCCGGCTTGATGACGGTGATTATGCGGCAGACTTCGGTTCGGGGCCGCTTACTTTTGTCTGCGCTTTATGGATTACAAAACCGGAGCTGCGGAAAAAACGGCTGACATGGTATTGCTTAGATATTTCCAATAAAGCACTCAGCTTCGGGGAAGAGCTTTTTTTAGCGCTCTGTGCATACACCGGTAAAAAGAACAACAACGGGGAAATTCCGTGGACTGTTAAAAAAGTGTGCGGCGCATTCGGTACGCCATTGTCCGAAAAAGTATCGCTGGTAACGGAAGCAAATATGTTCAATGAAATATTTTGGAACAGCCCGCTCTCCCTCGATGACCAGGCCGAAAAAACGCACCGTACGGTTATGCACTATCTAAAGCCCGCCGGTTCGGTTCTGTTCATTGAACCGGGGATACCGCTTGCAGGCGAGTTTTTAAGCCTGTTGAGAACGGAATTTTTAGCGGCAGGTTTTTCTATATATGCGCCGTGTCCCCATGCCGGAGTTTGTTGTTTCCCCAATCGTCCTCTCCAAACCGGAACGGCGAAAATGCCGGTAGCGTTTCATAAATGGTGCCATTTTACTTTTGAAACGCACGATTCGCCTGAGAACCTTCTCCGTCTTTCGGAAGCATCCCATTTGGGAAAAGAGCGTGCAAGTTTAAGTTTTTTATACGGCACGTTATCCTCATCCGCATTATCTTCCGGCACCGTGCAGCGGGGGGCTTCCGATGGAATACCCGTGCGTATCTGTTCGGATATCATCAAACCGGATCCCCAAACTATCGGCAGATATGCCTGTTCGGAAAAAGGTTTTATGCTTATTACCGGCCATGCGTACAAAGAATCGGTGTTAAATACCGCCGTATCGGGCACGCTGCTTATTCTGCCGGAAGAGTCAGTGAAGCTTAATCAGCGGGATAAAAAGACCCATGCACTGTTGGTGGAAGTACCGTAA
- a CDS encoding Ig-like domain-containing protein, with product MKKLLLCVCASAFLGAFLFAGGKVETRTVENPESWDESFDLTGKKPGKYNVLVTAEDSAGNIGEAGPFNMYIDPRSDQPVVSITNPFKNMNITGTFSASGTCFDDDGIDYIEVALDDNEPVRAKGKQFWTQTFNTADLQEGVHRITAWGIDINGLKSDGVSVEFNLNLHTPETLVTTMDDGALISGKQVLGGIVRDGNGVSKLFYSLDAGHTYTPLALKYDKKANVSSFKLDIDTRKMPEGPTVCWFKAVDKLGAEGISTFLFFIDNTPPVVDFFYPAPSEKVNSVFGIAGFASDAVNLKSLSWRMGNQAGDFELTKGNSYWVKEFDVSGFSNKTETVEITAEDAAGNITKVVRTITIDKSVDAPRLTIVQPVANAITGNSIYLAGSIQSGFGVSEIRYRIDRGEEVTVPVTMSAFGVPITDISGGTHTVSVYAVNPQGVRGNTETVSFSVIGTKSVIGLEGTSGVVQSAAPDSRTPVTITVSAGAGLDSVSYTIADNAEIPVSIRKGAANTLIRIPVDSSFTGKVIPVAVQASDIYGRAVAQTILIDSQTTAEEEAFAWAEGNKSSDGTFVLSDNNTLTAVYRPAGEAEIASVELAGSTIPCELSFSGHVIALAVTEEGVYKNVRITVTDTEGRTFTSSGINILVDKTAPVIKLTLAEEPRFIKESLELAGTISDISALQSITYTVGDAEAQPLPSAKFSQKIALENYPDGVIVVGVHAVDVLGQKSSAYRTFYKNSQGPQVSLILPREGDKVNGSILVAFKPDNYSALEKIEYKPEGSNRPWEPMEISPLPHRIIGTAAAPIGKGMVFRFTDKAGNVSTYNEYPFEIDTESDKPIIEVHLPEEDAIVVKDFVLSGIIHDDDGVSKVFYQIDNGAIKSLEVKNTFTVPLALTDFTDNEHTISIYAEDIYGVKSNVFKRKVRVSLEPPSVAVQVPASTSIVKDIISIKGTAADKNGIKSIEVSIDNGNTYSKAEGGENWYYDFNTAVIADGTHVVFIKAVDQYGEESRASTLVNIDNTAPVLQFEYPIPGGRYDNELFVSGQVYDEIALKEVAVHIKGLQGQSVPAKFSNTVLEPKLIVSKSINVADLPEGSYNLEIVGSDEAGNVTNIARNFVIDRSNDKGKIELLAPLMGETLVGEFNIYGKISSTIFPESATLYIDGAERGTSTISPTGYFNFRITPEGMTEGSHKISVKAEIVKNKPESSAIHSIVYKTSGPWITIDNFAMGDFAVERPYLKGKAGYTLSEEEKLLLKDKSTAVGVREAIAAKKLVAVELSFNNGRTFVPLGSKANWKYRLETGDMAEGEHFLLVRARMANNETAVCRMVVSIDKTAPVVTLLTPDEGGTYNQSLTYAGLATDDVSLTNVSLSLRKGDKYLYGIPKVIQGLHFDVGFWGATLWNAGVGLSFFGSNVKLQLHYGQFLQSQWDLFYKGKVRMRYGGHVFSMKILANVFELPFESFAGPDWSWLYMTGALGANFSVFTQTQKGTPQVLAAMLAQIEFPRVKLSKKKMKYFRSFAVYTEGQLWFIPTDVSGGSSSAIRGVLPHISVGLRFDVF from the coding sequence ATGAAAAAGCTACTGCTCTGTGTCTGTGCGTCCGCCTTTCTGGGGGCATTTCTATTTGCCGGAGGCAAGGTAGAAACCCGCACTGTAGAAAATCCCGAAAGCTGGGACGAATCTTTTGATCTTACGGGGAAAAAGCCGGGTAAGTATAATGTACTTGTTACGGCCGAAGATTCGGCAGGTAATATCGGAGAAGCCGGCCCCTTTAATATGTACATAGACCCCCGCTCGGATCAACCGGTTGTGTCTATTACAAACCCCTTCAAAAATATGAATATTACGGGAACTTTTAGTGCATCCGGAACATGTTTTGACGATGACGGTATCGATTATATTGAAGTAGCCTTAGACGACAATGAACCGGTCCGTGCAAAAGGTAAGCAGTTTTGGACACAAACCTTTAATACTGCCGACTTGCAAGAGGGGGTACACCGTATTACTGCATGGGGTATCGACATTAACGGACTAAAGAGTGACGGCGTTTCGGTTGAGTTTAATTTGAATCTGCATACGCCTGAAACCCTTGTAACCACTATGGATGACGGTGCCTTGATTTCCGGTAAACAGGTATTGGGAGGAATCGTGCGGGATGGAAACGGCGTGAGTAAGCTGTTCTATTCGCTGGATGCCGGACATACCTATACGCCGCTTGCGCTTAAATATGATAAAAAGGCGAACGTTTCTTCTTTCAAGCTTGACATTGATACACGTAAAATGCCTGAGGGGCCGACCGTATGTTGGTTTAAGGCGGTTGATAAATTAGGAGCCGAAGGTATTTCTACGTTCTTATTCTTTATTGATAATACTCCTCCTGTGGTTGATTTCTTTTATCCCGCCCCTTCCGAAAAGGTTAATAGCGTTTTTGGGATAGCAGGCTTTGCAAGCGATGCGGTAAATCTTAAGTCGTTATCGTGGCGAATGGGGAATCAAGCCGGAGATTTTGAACTGACTAAAGGAAATTCTTATTGGGTTAAAGAATTTGATGTGAGCGGTTTTTCAAATAAAACCGAGACCGTTGAGATTACTGCCGAAGATGCAGCCGGCAATATTACGAAGGTAGTACGGACAATTACGATTGATAAATCCGTGGATGCTCCCCGCCTTACAATAGTACAGCCCGTTGCCAATGCCATTACCGGTAACAGTATATATCTTGCCGGTTCAATTCAAAGTGGTTTCGGAGTTTCCGAAATACGCTATAGAATCGATCGAGGGGAGGAAGTAACCGTACCCGTCACCATGAGTGCTTTTGGCGTTCCTATTACCGATATTTCGGGAGGAACGCATACGGTTTCGGTGTATGCCGTTAACCCTCAAGGTGTAAGAGGGAATACCGAAACGGTATCTTTCTCGGTAATAGGTACGAAGTCCGTTATCGGACTTGAGGGAACTTCCGGTGTTGTGCAGTCGGCGGCTCCTGATAGCCGGACTCCCGTTACAATAACTGTCAGCGCCGGAGCCGGTCTTGATTCGGTTTCATACACTATTGCAGATAATGCTGAAATTCCTGTTTCAATCAGGAAAGGGGCTGCAAATACGCTTATCCGTATTCCGGTTGATTCTTCATTTACCGGCAAGGTGATTCCCGTTGCGGTACAAGCTTCCGATATATACGGCAGGGCGGTCGCTCAAACTATTTTAATTGATTCTCAGACAACTGCGGAAGAAGAAGCTTTTGCCTGGGCGGAAGGGAATAAATCTTCTGACGGAACTTTTGTTTTATCCGATAACAATACGCTAACGGCGGTGTATCGTCCTGCAGGCGAGGCTGAGATTGCTTCCGTCGAATTAGCCGGTTCTACAATACCCTGCGAATTGTCGTTTTCGGGACATGTCATTGCGCTCGCTGTCACTGAAGAAGGAGTATATAAAAATGTACGGATTACCGTTACGGATACGGAAGGCCGGACTTTTACCTCTTCGGGTATTAATATTCTCGTTGATAAAACCGCTCCGGTAATTAAACTGACGCTTGCCGAAGAGCCTCGCTTTATAAAAGAATCGCTGGAATTAGCCGGCACAATTTCCGATATTTCCGCATTACAGTCGATAACATACACGGTTGGAGATGCCGAAGCGCAACCGCTTCCTTCCGCTAAGTTCTCTCAGAAAATTGCGCTGGAAAATTATCCTGACGGCGTTATTGTTGTGGGTGTACATGCAGTCGATGTGCTTGGACAGAAAAGCTCTGCATATCGGACATTCTATAAAAATTCGCAGGGACCGCAGGTGTCGCTTATCCTTCCTCGTGAAGGCGATAAGGTGAACGGTTCTATTTTGGTGGCTTTTAAACCGGATAACTATTCTGCCCTCGAAAAAATCGAGTATAAACCGGAAGGTTCTAATCGTCCCTGGGAGCCCATGGAAATTTCTCCTCTTCCCCATAGAATTATCGGGACGGCAGCCGCACCGATCGGTAAGGGAATGGTGTTCCGATTTACAGATAAAGCAGGGAATGTCTCAACATATAACGAGTATCCTTTTGAAATAGACACTGAGTCGGATAAGCCGATTATTGAAGTTCACTTACCGGAAGAAGATGCCATTGTAGTAAAAGATTTTGTCCTGTCCGGTATCATCCATGACGATGACGGCGTCTCAAAAGTCTTTTATCAGATTGACAACGGTGCAATCAAATCTCTTGAAGTAAAGAATACCTTTACGGTTCCGCTTGCTTTAACCGATTTTACGGATAATGAACATACTATTTCGATTTATGCCGAAGATATTTATGGCGTTAAGAGCAATGTATTTAAGCGGAAAGTTCGGGTTTCTCTTGAACCTCCGTCAGTTGCGGTTCAGGTGCCGGCGAGTACGTCCATAGTAAAAGATATTATTTCTATCAAAGGAACTGCAGCCGATAAAAACGGCATCAAGTCAATTGAGGTGTCGATTGACAACGGAAATACCTATTCTAAAGCAGAAGGTGGTGAGAACTGGTACTATGATTTTAATACCGCTGTGATTGCCGATGGAACCCATGTAGTGTTTATAAAAGCTGTAGACCAATACGGCGAAGAATCTCGAGCTTCTACTCTGGTAAACATCGATAATACGGCACCGGTACTCCAGTTTGAATATCCCATCCCCGGTGGAAGATACGACAATGAGCTTTTTGTTTCCGGACAGGTATATGACGAAATCGCCTTAAAAGAAGTTGCTGTTCATATCAAAGGATTACAAGGTCAGTCGGTGCCGGCAAAGTTTTCAAATACAGTGCTTGAACCGAAGCTTATCGTCTCAAAAAGTATCAATGTTGCAGATCTTCCTGAAGGATCTTATAACCTTGAAATTGTCGGTTCAGATGAAGCAGGAAATGTTACCAATATTGCCCGAAACTTTGTCATTGATCGTAGTAATGATAAAGGAAAGATTGAGCTTCTCGCTCCGCTTATGGGAGAAACATTGGTCGGCGAGTTTAATATATATGGAAAGATTTCCAGTACGATTTTTCCTGAGTCCGCGACCTTATATATCGATGGTGCGGAGCGCGGTACATCCACTATTTCTCCGACCGGTTATTTTAATTTTAGAATAACGCCTGAAGGTATGACCGAGGGTTCACATAAAATATCGGTTAAAGCAGAAATTGTAAAAAATAAACCGGAAAGTTCTGCCATTCATTCGATAGTTTATAAGACCTCTGGTCCGTGGATTACGATTGATAATTTTGCAATGGGTGATTTTGCCGTTGAGCGGCCGTATCTGAAAGGTAAGGCGGGATACACTCTTTCCGAAGAAGAGAAGTTATTACTCAAAGACAAATCTACGGCAGTTGGTGTTCGCGAAGCAATCGCTGCAAAGAAATTAGTTGCAGTAGAACTGAGTTTTAATAACGGTAGAACATTTGTTCCGCTCGGTTCGAAAGCCAACTGGAAATACCGGCTTGAAACCGGAGATATGGCAGAAGGTGAACATTTCTTGCTCGTGCGTGCTCGAATGGCAAATAATGAAACTGCTGTTTGCCGTATGGTGGTGAGTATCGATAAGACGGCTCCTGTTGTTACCCTGCTTACTCCGGATGAAGGCGGAACCTATAACCAATCTTTGACGTATGCAGGATTAGCGACCGATGATGTTTCCCTTACTAATGTTTCTTTGTCTTTACGAAAGGGTGATAAATACCTTTATGGTATACCAAAGGTCATACAAGGGTTGCATTTTGATGTCGGTTTCTGGGGGGCTACGTTGTGGAATGCCGGGGTTGGGTTGAGTTTCTTCGGCAGCAATGTGAAATTACAGCTTCATTATGGACAGTTCTTGCAATCGCAATGGGATTTATTCTATAAGGGCAAGGTAAGAATGCGGTACGGCGGGCACGTCTTTAGTATGAAGATTCTTGCAAACGTATTCGAGCTGCCTTTTGAATCTTTTGCGGGTCCCGATTGGTCGTGGTTATATATGACCGGTGCTTTAGGCGCAAATTTCTCGGTCTTTACGCAAACACAGAAAGGGACGCCGCAAGTCCTTGCTGCTATGCTTGCGCAGATAGAGTTCCCTCGTGTTAAGTTATCGAAGAAGAAAATGAAGTATTTTAGAAGCTTTGCTGTGTATACGGAAGGTCAACTTTGGTTTATCCCGACCGATGTCAGCGGCGGTTCTTCCTCAGCAATAAGGGGTGTCCTTCCGCATATATCGGTCGGTCTCCGCTTTGATGTATTCTAA
- a CDS encoding NifU family protein — translation MVTVNEIQKALDGIRPHLQADGGDVEFVSLSDDGVVSVRLKGACGSCPMALMTLKSGIEAQLKESYPDIKKVVSV, via the coding sequence ATGGTTACAGTCAATGAAATTCAAAAGGCTTTGGACGGTATTCGTCCTCACTTGCAAGCGGATGGAGGCGATGTTGAATTTGTCTCATTATCCGATGACGGTGTTGTTTCCGTCCGATTAAAGGGGGCGTGCGGCTCCTGTCCGATGGCTTTGATGACGTTAAAATCCGGTATTGAAGCTCAACTAAAAGAATCCTATCCTGATATAAAAAAAGTCGTCTCCGTTTAA
- a CDS encoding phosphoglucomutase — MNEHDFLKLQNGSDIRGVALEGVDGEQVNLTTEVCRNIGAAFALWLSAKTGRSTDTLVIGIGRDSRLSGEALENALIEGLAAQRVTIVRCSLATTPAMFMGTVFEETNFDGSIMITASHLPFNRNGFKFFDKTGGLERTDITEILRSAAAQHDATAQHSNAIPPDTAAQQITGDSSASKCRSFDLIARYSKHLQDAIRKGLSFHAEKPLANLKIAVDAGNGAGGFFAKQVLKALGADTSGSRFLEPDGTFPNHIPNPENKAAMEAAKTATVQSSSDLGLIFDTDVDRMSAVLSDGTEVNRDAIIAMTAAILAPDYPHSTIVTDSVTSDRLTFFLEQELGLTHLRYMRGYKNVINKCRELNEQGLISPLAMETSGHGALKDNYYLDDGAFLAVKLVTALANAKHAGKNIESLIEKLPPMVEETELRFKIRGDDFKEYGTSILQAFKERAAKAGFELPQSYEGVRISFKNAEAQGWMLLRLSLHDPVMPLNIESARKGDLAKLKDIARTLLEGFDRLDISELE; from the coding sequence ATGAACGAACATGATTTTTTGAAGCTGCAAAACGGCAGCGATATCCGCGGCGTTGCGCTGGAAGGCGTTGACGGCGAACAGGTAAATTTAACGACCGAAGTCTGCCGGAACATCGGCGCGGCGTTTGCGCTCTGGCTTTCTGCAAAAACAGGACGCAGCACGGATACGCTGGTAATCGGTATCGGACGGGATTCCCGGCTTTCCGGCGAAGCGCTTGAAAATGCGCTCATCGAAGGGCTTGCGGCGCAGCGGGTTACTATCGTGCGCTGCTCGCTTGCTACCACACCGGCAATGTTTATGGGCACCGTGTTTGAAGAAACAAACTTTGACGGCTCAATTATGATTACCGCAAGCCACCTCCCGTTCAACCGGAACGGGTTCAAGTTCTTCGATAAAACAGGCGGGCTTGAACGCACCGACATCACGGAAATTTTACGCAGTGCCGCCGCACAGCATGATGCTACAGCGCAGCACAGTAATGCCATTCCGCCTGATACCGCCGCACAACAGATTACCGGAGACAGCAGCGCGTCGAAATGCCGGTCATTCGATTTAATTGCTCGATACTCAAAACACCTGCAAGACGCCATCCGGAAAGGCTTGAGCTTCCATGCCGAAAAGCCGCTTGCAAACTTAAAAATCGCGGTCGATGCCGGGAACGGTGCAGGCGGCTTTTTTGCAAAGCAGGTATTAAAAGCGCTTGGCGCCGATACCAGCGGCAGCCGCTTCCTTGAACCGGACGGCACCTTTCCCAATCACATTCCCAATCCCGAAAACAAGGCGGCGATGGAAGCGGCTAAAACCGCTACCGTGCAAAGCAGCTCCGATCTAGGCTTGATTTTCGACACGGATGTTGACCGTATGTCGGCAGTACTATCCGACGGAACGGAAGTCAACCGCGATGCAATTATCGCAATGACGGCGGCAATCCTTGCACCCGACTATCCGCACAGCACCATCGTTACCGATTCGGTAACTTCCGACCGGCTCACCTTCTTTCTTGAGCAGGAGTTAGGGCTTACCCATCTGCGGTATATGCGCGGCTACAAAAACGTAATCAACAAATGCCGCGAATTGAACGAGCAAGGGCTTATCAGCCCGCTGGCGATGGAAACGTCCGGACACGGCGCGCTGAAAGACAATTACTACCTCGATGACGGCGCTTTTCTTGCGGTAAAGCTGGTTACGGCGCTTGCGAACGCAAAGCACGCAGGAAAAAATATCGAAAGCCTGATTGAAAAGCTCCCGCCGATGGTAGAAGAAACGGAATTGCGTTTTAAGATACGAGGCGATGACTTTAAAGAATATGGCACGTCAATCCTGCAAGCATTTAAGGAGCGCGCCGCAAAAGCCGGTTTTGAACTGCCGCAGTCGTATGAAGGGGTGCGTATTTCATTTAAAAACGCCGAAGCACAAGGCTGGATGCTGCTCCGCCTATCCCTGCACGACCCCGTTATGCCGCTGAACATCGAAAGCGCCCGAAAAGGTGATCTTGCAAAGCTGAAAGACATCGCCCGCACATTACTGGAAGGTTTTGACCGGCTTGATATAAGTGAGTTGGAGTAA
- the fusA gene encoding elongation factor G — protein sequence MSSDISKMRNIGISAHIDSGKTTLSERILFYCDRIHTIHEVRGKDGVGAVMDNMELERERGITIQSASTQVQWKDHTINVIDTPGHVDFTIEVERSLRVLDGAILVLCSVAGVQSQSITVDRQLKRYHVPRIAFVNKCDRTGANPLKVRMQLREKLGLNAYMMQLPIGLEDKLEGVIDLVTMKALYFEGDSGTELRVAEIPAHLLDDAKKYREEMIDAASMFSDELAEAYLEGAETEEMIRAAVRAGTLKEAFVPVFLGSAYKNKGIQPLLDAVTYYLPNPTEITNKALDLDKNEEPVVLSTNPDDPVVSLGFKLEDGKYGQLTYVRIYQGTLKKGGELYNTRSRKKFKVGRLVRMNSAEMEDISEGGPGDIVALFGIECASGDTFCGGDLNYAMSSMYVPDPVISLSITPKDKKSADQMGKALNRFTKEDPTFHTYVDTESNETIIQGMGELHLDVYIERMRREYKCDVETGMPQVAYREAISQRADFNYTHKKQTGGSGQFGRVAGFIEPTSEQDYEFVDQIKGGAIPSEFIPSCDKGFRAAVKKGTLIGFPIVGVRVTINDGQTHPVDSSDMAFQAAAIGAFREAYKKANPIVLEPIMKVSIEGPQEFQGNIFGLINQRRGIILSSTEDEQFTRVDAEVPLSEMFGFSTILRSSTQGKAEYSMEFAKYGKAPQSVTETLIKAYEEKRKAEQQK from the coding sequence ATGAGTAGTGATATTTCAAAAATGAGAAATATCGGTATCAGTGCGCACATCGATTCGGGAAAAACAACCCTTTCAGAGCGTATCTTGTTTTATTGCGACCGTATTCATACCATTCACGAAGTACGCGGAAAAGACGGTGTCGGCGCCGTTATGGATAATATGGAATTGGAACGGGAGCGCGGTATCACCATTCAGTCCGCATCAACACAGGTACAATGGAAAGATCATACCATTAACGTTATCGACACTCCCGGACACGTTGACTTTACTATCGAGGTTGAGCGTTCATTACGCGTTTTGGACGGCGCTATTTTGGTACTTTGTTCCGTTGCCGGTGTACAGTCTCAGTCTATCACGGTTGACCGCCAGCTCAAGCGCTACCATGTTCCGCGTATCGCATTTGTTAACAAGTGTGACAGAACCGGTGCAAACCCGTTAAAGGTGCGGATGCAGCTCCGCGAAAAGCTTGGCCTCAACGCCTATATGATGCAGCTCCCGATCGGTCTTGAAGACAAACTCGAAGGCGTTATCGACCTCGTAACGATGAAGGCACTGTACTTTGAAGGAGACAGCGGCACCGAACTCCGCGTTGCCGAAATTCCGGCGCACCTGCTGGATGATGCAAAAAAATACCGCGAGGAAATGATTGATGCAGCGTCCATGTTCTCCGATGAGCTTGCAGAAGCATATCTTGAAGGCGCCGAAACGGAAGAGATGATCCGTGCAGCGGTACGCGCAGGAACCTTAAAAGAAGCATTTGTACCGGTATTCCTCGGTTCAGCCTATAAAAACAAAGGTATCCAGCCGCTGCTCGATGCCGTTACCTACTACTTACCCAATCCGACGGAAATTACCAATAAAGCGCTCGATTTGGATAAAAACGAAGAGCCGGTTGTATTGAGCACTAACCCCGATGATCCGGTTGTGTCGCTCGGATTTAAGCTGGAGGATGGGAAATACGGTCAGCTGACCTATGTGCGTATCTATCAGGGAACGCTGAAAAAAGGCGGCGAACTGTACAATACCCGCTCACGCAAAAAGTTCAAGGTTGGGCGTCTCGTCCGCATGAACTCTGCCGAAATGGAAGATATTTCCGAAGGCGGCCCGGGAGACATCGTTGCTCTCTTCGGTATCGAATGTGCATCAGGAGACACGTTCTGCGGCGGAGACCTCAACTACGCAATGAGTTCCATGTACGTCCCCGATCCGGTTATTTCGCTTTCGATTACCCCCAAGGATAAAAAATCTGCCGACCAGATGGGCAAGGCGTTAAACCGCTTTACCAAAGAGGACCCTACTTTCCACACGTATGTGGACACCGAATCGAACGAAACGATTATTCAGGGTATGGGCGAACTCCACTTGGATGTATACATCGAACGAATGCGCCGTGAATACAAGTGCGACGTAGAAACCGGTATGCCGCAAGTTGCCTACCGCGAAGCAATCAGCCAGCGTGCAGATTTTAACTACACCCATAAAAAGCAGACGGGCGGTTCCGGTCAGTTCGGCCGTGTTGCAGGCTTTATTGAACCGACTTCCGAGCAAGACTACGAGTTTGTCGATCAAATTAAGGGCGGTGCCATTCCTTCGGAATTCATTCCGTCTTGTGATAAGGGCTTTAGAGCGGCTGTGAAGAAGGGTACGCTTATCGGCTTCCCGATTGTCGGTGTACGGGTTACCATTAACGACGGTCAAACACACCCGGTTGACTCTTCCGATATGGCATTCCAGGCTGCCGCTATCGGTGCTTTCCGCGAAGCGTACAAAAAAGCCAATCCGATTGTACTCGAACCGATTATGAAAGTTTCAATCGAAGGCCCTCAGGAATTTCAAGGAAATATCTTTGGACTTATCAACCAACGTCGTGGTATAATACTTTCGTCGACCGAAGATGAACAGTTTACCCGCGTTGATGCAGAAGTCCCGTTAAGCGAAATGTTCGGATTTTCAACCATTTTGCGCTCTTCAACGCAGGGTAAAGCGGAATACTCAATGGAATTTGCGAAGTACGGCAAAGCTCCCCAGAGTGTTACGGAGACCTTAATTAAGGCGTACGAAGAAAAACGCAAAGCGGAACAACAAAAATAG
- a CDS encoding M23 family metallopeptidase, whose protein sequence is MNKRFFYWFIISIAVAAQLAATETVRFQEQTYSGSVTYNEKAQPGDAVFVRLSMKMPGATSDKTSQKPTAVLQLFKGKELAASAPFFFTNPQNRNAETAEMLAGIPLSTWLSDKDVYSLKVIISIGDAQKKEITLPFSIQKKQFVSERIVLDARNTGIRKDVSPERRAQSEKLNKILETVTPQDVYTLKPFTIPVDSKRITSGFGDRRVFEYTDKQTSTTLHYGIDYGVPTGTPVHSCAEGKVVLAENRISTGWSVVVEHLPGLYSLYYHMDSLNVQEGQYVKQGEKLGLSGATGLATGPHLHWEVRLNMGAVNPEFFLKEFAF, encoded by the coding sequence ATGAACAAAAGATTTTTTTATTGGTTTATTATCAGTATTGCTGTTGCGGCACAGTTAGCTGCGACAGAGACGGTGCGTTTTCAGGAGCAGACTTACAGCGGTTCTGTAACGTATAACGAAAAGGCTCAGCCGGGAGACGCAGTATTCGTACGTCTTTCGATGAAGATGCCCGGAGCAACGTCTGATAAGACCTCACAAAAGCCTACCGCCGTTTTGCAGCTCTTTAAGGGAAAAGAGCTGGCTGCTTCCGCGCCGTTCTTCTTTACAAATCCACAAAATCGCAATGCGGAAACGGCTGAGATGCTTGCGGGTATTCCGCTTTCGACATGGCTTTCCGACAAGGATGTTTATTCACTTAAAGTGATTATTTCAATAGGGGACGCACAGAAAAAAGAAATAACGCTGCCCTTCAGTATTCAGAAAAAGCAATTTGTTTCCGAGCGTATTGTGCTTGATGCAAGAAATACAGGAATTAGGAAGGATGTGAGTCCGGAACGCCGTGCACAAAGTGAAAAACTCAATAAAATTCTTGAAACGGTAACACCGCAGGATGTGTATACATTGAAGCCCTTTACAATACCGGTAGATTCAAAACGGATCACGTCCGGTTTTGGCGACCGCAGGGTCTTTGAATATACCGACAAGCAAACGAGTACTACGCTGCATTATGGAATAGATTATGGAGTGCCGACAGGAACGCCTGTTCATTCCTGTGCCGAGGGAAAAGTTGTGCTGGCAGAGAACCGTATTTCTACCGGCTGGAGCGTTGTGGTAGAACATTTGCCGGGACTATACAGTCTCTATTACCACATGGATTCGCTGAACGTGCAAGAAGGTCAATATGTCAAACAAGGGGAAAAGCTTGGCCTTTCAGGTGCAACGGGGCTTGCAACCGGGCCGCATCTGCACTGGGAAGTGCGGCTGAATATGGGCGCTGTAAATCCCGAATTCTTTTTGAAAGAGTTTGCGTTTTGA